From the genome of Paludisphaera mucosa:
CTCATGTTCGGCAGCGTCTGATGGATGTCGTGGAAGGAATGCACGGCGAGGCCCATCTGCTTCAGGTTGTTGGTGCATTGCATCCGGCGGGCGGCCTCGCGCGCGGCCTGGACGGCCGGCAGCAGCAGCCCGATGAGCACCGCGATGATGGCGATGACCACCAGCAGCTCGATCAGCGTGAAGCCGGACCGTCGTCGTCGAAGAGATCTCGTCATACAAGCACCTTTCCAAGTTGAGGGATGGAGCCGGACTGCGGTCGGTCGTCCTCGGGAGCACCGGGCGCGACGGTGGTCGCCCGCCTCGTCGCGTCGGCCCGATGGCGCGTCCGGCGCCTTGCGGGACGAATCCAGGACGCACGGATTCGCCGGGAGGCGGTTCAACGGCCGGCCGGGGCATCCGCCCGGAGCGGCACCTCGTTCGCGCCGGGACCGACGGCGACGCGCCATGGGGACCTGGCCGGGTCGGCGTAGCGCCCCTTGAACCGGTCGTGCATCACGACGTCCTCGCACTCGTCATGCGGCTGCGAGTCGTCCGGCCAGACGACGGTGACGGCGTACTCGCCGGCGGGGGCGCCGTCGCCGGCCGTGTAAGTCGTCAGTCGGTAGGCCCCGTCCGAGCCGGTGCTCGCGACGGACAGGGCCGTCGGCAAGCCGGCCCGGTCGAGCGGGTGGAAGGCGATCATCGCGTTCGCCGCCGGCCGACCGCCGACCGTGAGCTTTCCCGCGACGGGATGGACGGCCGTCTCGCGGGAGTCGCCGCACCCGACCAGGCAGGTGAGGAGGAGGGCGTGGACCGACCGGGCGTCGAGGAGTCCGCAGCGCATCGGCGTGAGACCTCGGTTGGGCGTGACTTCATCGCAACTCCCGCGTCGGTGCGGCAACCGGGATGAGATCGAGGCGAAAGGCTCCGCCCGCAAATCACACGCTGCTGAGGCCGGCGGCTGCATGCGGCCGGGCATTGCAATCATCATGCCAGGCCGTTTTGTGCGGTTTTCGCCGTCGTTTCGCGGCCGCGCCACTTCGCGGGCGGCCAAACCTTGTCCACCGGCGGCCAAACCCTGTCCGCCAGTGGCGCTGCGGCGGCCGCTGCAGGCCGGACGAAAAGAGCCGCACGGGAATCGCCGGTCGGACGGCGGATCGGGCTGGCGTTCTTGAGTCGGAGATCCGTTCGATGGCCTCGCGCCCCGGCCGGTCCCGGCGCTGATCGCGGCCCAGCGCAGAGGGCGTCCTTGATCGGCGTCTCGACGATTTCCGCGCGCGGGCGTCTGACGCCGTGGGCCTCGTCCGCCGGGTCCGTGCGACGTTCCCCGGCCCCGGACGCGCCGAGTGGCGCGTCGACGGCGACGGCCTTCAACGACGGCGGAATCGACCCGGCAGGTCGGGAGACGACGCCAGCTCGAAGACTCGTGGAGAGCCTCGGACGATCCCCTCCGCGCCAGGCGTGAGGTGGTTATGACGGTGAGGACCGCACGTTCGGGCTTCGCCGTCGCTTGCGGCCGAGGGAGCAGGTCGGCGGCGAGATCAGACTCGCAATCGCCGCGTGGTCGTCCGTGCGAACATGATGCCCATGATCGGGCTCGGGAGCGGGCCCCGCTCGTCGCCCGAGCTACTTCGATCGGCCCGGCCCGCGGCCTTCGGCGTATCGGGTCAGCATCGACCGCCAGGCCGCGTCGGCCTCCCTGCGGCGGAGGCCCGCGGCGACGACCAGGGCGAGGAGGGCGAGCGTGAGCAGGCACGGGCCGACGGGTGCGACGCGCAAGTCCTCCGGAAGCCAGCGGACGGTCGCCCAGACGACGAGGGCCCCGAGCCAGCACGCCGCGCCGGCGGCCGGGTTCGTCGCCAGCAAGGCGACTCCCACGGCGAGGTGGGAGACGCCCAGGAGGATTCGGCCCCCCGCCCCCAGGCCGAGCCGGGCCGCGCCGTCCTCGAAGCCCGGCAGGGCCAGGAGCCCCCAGCCGAGCGCCGCGAAGGTCGCGGCGAGGGCGATCCTCAGGCCGCCCAGGGCGATCCTGTCGGCCCGCCGATGATGGGTCGTCGTCCGGCGCAGGTCCATCGGAATTCCTCCTCGCGGATTTGCAGGTTTCGGTCGGGGTCGAGGCTCGACGTCAGGCTTTCGGGCCCGTCGGGGCCGCCGCCGGCGCGGCGGGGGCGGGGGCGGAGGCGTCGGCGAACGGATCGGCGGGCCGGCCCACGGCGTCGAACGAGGCGTCCCAGCGCTCCTTCGGGACCTTGATGTAGACGTCCATCTGCTGGCCGACGTGGACCGAACCCCGACAGCCGTCGGGCAGCGAATACACCACCCTGAGGACCCGCGTGTCGACCCGCTCGGACGCGGACCCGGTGAGGCTCTGCTTGGGGATCATGTAGGGCTCGACGTACTCCAGCTTGAGCGCATATCGGCCGTGCGAGCGGCCCTTGAGGTAGGCGGTCGCGGCGGAACCTTCGTCGAAGAGCGGCACGTCGTTCTCGTCGACGTCCACCCGGACGTGAAGGCGGTCGACGTCGCCCAGGACGATCATCGGCTCGTTCCAGTTCGTCGCCGCGAACTGTCCGGGGCGGATGTTCAGCTGGAGCACGTCCCCCCCGATCGGCGCGCGCACCGTATGGCGGTCGAGGATGAGCCTGCAACTCTGCAGCTCGCTCTGGGCGAGCTTGACGGCGGCCTCGGCGATGTCGAGGTCCTCCCTCCAGGCGCCCTTCTTCGTGCGGTCGAGTTCCGCTTGC
Proteins encoded in this window:
- a CDS encoding HlyD family secretion protein, yielding MFTRRIIPLVALAGVVYSIVSVVLGAKTPEPSKPVIEPHARPVKERMLAGSGLVEARKENIPIGASIPGVVVEVFVKKGDRVKRGDPLFLVDDREIRGQMGVKEAQLESARAQLHKLEAAPRPEDLPPLEAAVEEARARLDDAEIALGRTQKLSNRNAVTPSDLDKDRFAYQAAKAALARSQAELDRTKKGAWREDLDIAEAAVKLAQSELQSCRLILDRHTVRAPIGGDVLQLNIRPGQFAATNWNEPMIVLGDVDRLHVRVDVDENDVPLFDEGSAATAYLKGRSHGRYALKLEYVEPYMIPKQSLTGSASERVDTRVLRVVYSLPDGCRGSVHVGQQMDVYIKVPKERWDASFDAVGRPADPFADASAPAPAAPAAAPTGPKA